One Mycolicibacterium crocinum DNA window includes the following coding sequences:
- a CDS encoding cytochrome P450 — protein sequence MTTASVCPFGAGFDFTDPDLIKEGMPVAQFAQLRKTAPVWWNEQPLGSTVFDDGGYWVISKHRDIRDISRDGDLWSTNAQGVVMRFADDMTKDQVDITKALLINHDAPEHTRLRKLVSRLFTPRAVAKLEEKLADAARDIVAAAAAKDTGDFVDDIAMQLPLLAIADLLGVPEADRQKLFHWTNSIMNTDDPEFNDVDPIEANAELMGYAYSMAEDRRKCPADDIVTRLVEADIDGESLSEVEFAFFVILLAVAGNETTRNAMTHGMNAFFENPDQWELFKRERPETTADEIVRWATPVHCFQRTATRDTEIGGVTIRAGQRAGLFYSSANYDEDVFDNPFQFNILRDPNPHLGFGGNGAHFCIGANLARMEIKLIFNEIANQIPDISKLGDPQRLRSGWLNGVKHLPVSYR from the coding sequence ATGACCACCGCCAGCGTGTGTCCGTTCGGAGCGGGCTTTGACTTCACTGACCCCGACCTGATCAAAGAGGGCATGCCCGTCGCCCAATTCGCGCAGTTGCGCAAGACCGCCCCGGTCTGGTGGAACGAGCAGCCGCTGGGCAGCACCGTCTTCGACGACGGCGGTTATTGGGTGATCAGCAAGCATCGCGATATCCGGGACATCTCCCGCGACGGCGACCTGTGGTCGACCAACGCCCAGGGCGTGGTGATGCGGTTCGCCGACGACATGACCAAAGACCAGGTCGACATCACCAAGGCACTGTTGATCAACCACGACGCGCCCGAGCACACCCGGCTGCGCAAGCTCGTCTCGCGGCTCTTCACGCCCCGCGCCGTGGCCAAGCTCGAGGAGAAGCTGGCCGACGCCGCCCGCGACATCGTGGCCGCGGCCGCCGCGAAAGACACCGGCGATTTCGTCGATGACATCGCGATGCAGCTGCCGCTGCTGGCCATCGCCGACCTGCTGGGCGTCCCAGAAGCGGACCGCCAGAAGCTCTTTCACTGGACCAACAGCATCATGAACACCGATGACCCGGAGTTCAACGATGTCGACCCGATCGAGGCGAACGCCGAGCTGATGGGCTACGCGTACTCGATGGCCGAGGACCGCCGGAAATGTCCGGCCGATGACATCGTGACGCGATTGGTCGAGGCGGATATCGATGGCGAGTCGCTGAGCGAGGTCGAGTTCGCGTTCTTCGTCATCCTGCTGGCGGTGGCCGGCAATGAGACCACCCGCAACGCGATGACCCACGGGATGAACGCGTTCTTCGAAAACCCGGACCAGTGGGAGCTTTTCAAGCGGGAGCGGCCCGAGACGACGGCCGACGAGATCGTCCGCTGGGCCACGCCCGTGCACTGCTTCCAGCGCACCGCGACCCGGGACACCGAAATCGGTGGCGTCACGATCCGCGCAGGCCAGCGCGCGGGACTGTTCTACAGCTCGGCCAACTACGACGAGGACGTCTTCGACAACCCGTTCCAGTTCAACATCTTGCGTGACCCGAACCCGCACCTGGGTTTCGGCGGCAACGGGGCGCACTTCTGCATCGGCGCCAACCTCGCGCGAATGGAGATCAAGTTGATCTTCAACGAGATCGCCAACCAGATCCCCGACATCAGCAAGCTCGGCGACCCGCAGCGGTTGCGGTCGGGCTGGCTCAACGGCGTCAAGCATTTGCCGGTCTCCTATCGCTAG
- a CDS encoding TetR/AcrR family transcriptional regulator, with protein sequence MRTHGWSGSAPATDEEAVARILAAANQAIDVRGADLSIADVARTLGVTRQTVYRYFPSTDALLQAAAMAAASGFLDRMAEHLAGITDPAEAVTEGIAAAVEALPNDKHMGLLLGPERLGAFSAEVTSDVALSFAGSMLRRFDVDWAAAGFSDDELIELAEHILRIIQSFMLDPGRPPRQGDGLRRYLRRWVGAALLTSATAPERSAAPGR encoded by the coding sequence ATGCGCACCCACGGCTGGTCGGGGTCGGCGCCTGCCACCGACGAGGAAGCAGTCGCGCGGATTCTGGCGGCGGCCAACCAGGCGATCGACGTCCGCGGCGCCGACCTGAGCATCGCCGACGTGGCCCGCACCTTGGGCGTCACCCGCCAAACGGTCTATCGCTACTTCCCCAGCACCGACGCGCTGTTGCAGGCCGCGGCCATGGCGGCGGCGAGCGGATTTCTCGACCGGATGGCCGAGCACCTGGCCGGCATCACCGACCCGGCCGAGGCGGTGACCGAAGGCATTGCGGCCGCAGTGGAAGCGCTGCCCAACGACAAGCACATGGGTCTGCTGCTCGGGCCGGAACGGCTCGGTGCATTCAGCGCCGAGGTCACCTCGGACGTCGCGCTATCTTTCGCCGGGTCGATGTTGCGTCGCTTCGATGTTGATTGGGCCGCAGCAGGATTCAGCGATGACGAACTCATCGAACTCGCCGAGCACATTCTCCGCATTATTCAGTCGTTCATGCTCGACCCGGGCCGTCCACCCCGGCAGGGCGACGGGTTGCGCCGGTATCTGCGCCGCTGGGTCGGCGCGGCGTTGCTGACGTCCGCTACGGCGCCGGAGCGCTCTGCTGCACCTGGGCGTTGA
- a CDS encoding hemophore-related protein — MATGLASAQPDLSPLVNTTCTYQQVMAALGAQAPDLAAELSKYPPAQAKLQKFLAAPIDTRQKLIQQALASHPQWQTTIDEKTGTSQGQQAQSVLLAVAGTCNNY; from the coding sequence GTGGCGACCGGTCTGGCATCGGCACAACCCGATCTCAGCCCGTTGGTCAACACCACATGCACCTATCAACAAGTGATGGCGGCACTGGGGGCACAAGCCCCTGACCTCGCCGCCGAGCTCTCGAAATACCCACCAGCGCAGGCGAAGTTACAAAAATTCCTGGCAGCTCCGATCGATACCAGGCAGAAGCTGATCCAGCAAGCCTTGGCGAGCCATCCACAATGGCAGACGACGATCGACGAGAAGACCGGCACATCTCAAGGGCAGCAAGCACAATCGGTGCTGCTCGCGGTGGCCGGCACCTGTAACAACTACTGA
- a CDS encoding sensor histidine kinase has protein sequence MRTFRTPQLQGWPLRGRTIRTRLTVFYGGAFFIAGAMLVAVMYFYVRQSLDNSPGVNALETAQAFLGQRGMQAHPLLEDLVVGLSKQAEQQRHDTLRAVLVWSLACLAVVGLAAFASGWVLAGRVLRPLQEITATARRVVDRNLHERISLNGPPDEIKELADTFDAMLERLDKAFDSRYRFVANASHELRTPLAINRTVIEVALEDPDLVEPTRRLAETLLGVNKRNERLIDGLLVLASSDQRIDRLVQVDLAEAAHRAVAGVGEQARQAGIQLSSRINPARVVGDPALVQRLIDNLTDNAVRYNIRKGGWVHVGVTADARAARVRVENSGPAVSEADVEVMFEPFRRLGDDEQSGTPVFSGAGLGLSIVRAVAHAHGGRVDATPGPRGGLTVEVVFPLPQ, from the coding sequence GTGCGAACATTCCGGACACCGCAGCTGCAGGGTTGGCCGCTGCGGGGCAGGACCATCAGAACTCGGCTGACCGTGTTCTACGGCGGGGCGTTCTTCATTGCGGGCGCGATGCTGGTGGCGGTGATGTATTTCTACGTGCGGCAGTCCCTGGACAACAGCCCCGGGGTCAACGCGTTGGAAACAGCGCAGGCTTTCCTGGGGCAGCGCGGAATGCAGGCACACCCGTTGCTCGAGGACCTTGTCGTCGGTCTGAGTAAGCAGGCCGAACAACAGCGGCACGACACGCTGCGCGCGGTGTTGGTCTGGTCTCTGGCATGCCTGGCCGTTGTCGGCCTGGCGGCGTTCGCGTCCGGTTGGGTCCTGGCGGGGCGGGTTTTGCGGCCGCTGCAGGAGATCACCGCCACCGCGCGCCGCGTCGTGGACCGTAACCTTCACGAGCGCATTTCCCTGAACGGCCCGCCCGATGAGATCAAAGAGCTGGCGGACACCTTCGATGCGATGCTCGAGCGGCTGGATAAGGCCTTTGACAGTAGATATCGGTTCGTGGCCAACGCCTCTCACGAGTTGCGAACGCCGTTGGCGATCAACCGGACGGTCATCGAGGTGGCGCTCGAAGATCCTGACCTGGTCGAGCCGACGCGCCGGCTCGCCGAGACGCTATTGGGCGTGAACAAGCGGAACGAGCGGCTCATCGACGGACTGCTCGTACTGGCCAGCAGTGATCAGCGCATCGACCGATTGGTACAGGTGGATCTGGCCGAGGCGGCGCACCGGGCCGTGGCCGGTGTCGGCGAGCAGGCCAGGCAGGCCGGCATCCAGCTCTCCTCGAGGATCAATCCCGCACGGGTGGTGGGTGATCCGGCTCTTGTGCAGCGGCTCATCGACAACCTCACCGACAACGCCGTTCGCTACAACATCCGAAAGGGAGGGTGGGTGCATGTCGGTGTGACGGCCGATGCCCGCGCAGCCCGGGTGCGTGTGGAGAATTCCGGACCGGCGGTGTCGGAGGCCGACGTGGAAGTCATGTTCGAGCCATTTCGGCGGCTTGGCGACGATGAGCAATCTGGCACCCCGGTGTTCAGCGGGGCAGGCCTCGGGTTGTCGATCGTGCGGGCGGTGGCCCACGCACACGGTGGACGTGTTGACGCGACACCGGGTCCTCGCGGCGGACTGACTGTCGAGGTCGTCTTTCCTCTGCCTCAGTAG
- a CDS encoding heme-binding protein: MATRFNTPASAGRRIVVGVAAVGALLAVAPASPATAAADCTASGLARTVAAVAGSTADYLDVHPDVNDAFTRLKGEPRAQMRADAQRYLDANPAVRADLQNLRAPLNEFAQRCGVALPTGPLGG, from the coding sequence ATGGCCACCAGATTCAACACTCCGGCGTCGGCAGGCCGACGCATTGTCGTCGGCGTCGCTGCCGTCGGCGCACTCCTGGCCGTCGCGCCGGCCAGTCCCGCGACAGCCGCCGCCGACTGCACCGCCAGCGGACTGGCCCGCACGGTAGCGGCGGTCGCCGGCAGTACAGCGGACTATCTCGACGTGCATCCCGATGTCAACGATGCGTTCACAAGACTCAAGGGTGAGCCTCGTGCTCAGATGCGCGCTGATGCACAGCGGTATCTCGACGCAAACCCGGCTGTGCGTGCTGACCTCCAGAATCTGCGCGCCCCGCTCAATGAGTTCGCGCAGCGCTGCGGCGTCGCACTGCCGACCGGTCCGCTCGGTGGCTGA
- a CDS encoding response regulator transcription factor, translating to MRVLVVEDEVVLADAIAAGLRRHAMAVDIAYDGASGLERASINDYDVIVLDRGLPVVSGDDVCAELSTSGRLARILMLTAASAVADRVNGLQLGADDYLSKPFAFTELVARVQALSRRSQAAVPPVLERSGIRLDPHMLTVTRDGTPVGLSRKEFGVLAELLRADGAVVSAEHLLEKVWDENADPFTGAVRYTIMMVRRKLGPPPIIDTETGAGYRLA from the coding sequence ATGCGGGTGTTGGTCGTCGAAGACGAGGTTGTACTCGCCGACGCCATCGCCGCTGGTCTGCGCCGCCATGCAATGGCGGTCGATATCGCCTATGACGGCGCCAGCGGACTCGAACGCGCGAGCATCAACGATTACGACGTAATCGTGCTCGACCGGGGACTTCCCGTGGTCTCCGGCGACGACGTCTGCGCCGAACTGTCCACCTCCGGACGGCTTGCGCGGATTCTGATGCTCACTGCGGCCAGCGCGGTGGCCGACCGTGTCAACGGTCTGCAATTGGGTGCCGACGACTACTTGAGCAAGCCATTCGCGTTCACCGAGCTGGTGGCCAGGGTGCAGGCCCTGAGCCGGCGATCCCAAGCAGCCGTCCCACCGGTGTTAGAACGCAGCGGCATCCGGCTCGACCCGCACATGCTCACCGTAACTCGCGATGGAACACCGGTGGGCCTGTCCCGCAAGGAATTCGGCGTACTGGCTGAGCTGCTTCGCGCCGATGGGGCCGTGGTCTCGGCCGAGCACCTCCTGGAAAAGGTCTGGGATGAGAATGCCGATCCCTTCACCGGAGCAGTGCGCTACACCATCATGATGGTGCGCCGAAAGCTCGGCCCGCCGCCCATCATCGACACCGAAACAGGTGCCGGATATCGCCTGGCCTGA
- a CDS encoding RNA polymerase sigma factor, producing the protein MSSLDGVFRREWGPVVAAIARWSGDLGVAEDAVQEACADALRSWPRDGIPDNPGAWLMTAARNRARDRLRRETARTGKELAAVQDDGWTDDREVHRVRDDELRMMFTCAHPALERTSQLALTLRLVSGLTVPEIARALLATETAVGQRITRAKGKIRHANIPLRVPPPELLDERTPHVLSCIYSVFTEGYWSTAGPSAIRDEMCDEGVRLADELRSLMPDDKDAGALYALVSLHDSRRSTRVDAEGALVPLDEQDRSRWNRGRIARGLDALRRAEGAGGPYLPQAVIAAAHATAPSWEQTNWRTICRAYDQLMRQTDSPVVGVNRALAIGFRDGPQVGLAVLEKVAHDPRLGRSALVPTVRADLLRRAGRLDEAVQCYREALSLNGSEPGRAFLRRRIAECGG; encoded by the coding sequence ATGAGTTCCCTGGACGGCGTCTTCAGGCGGGAGTGGGGTCCCGTTGTGGCCGCGATCGCGCGGTGGTCGGGCGACCTCGGCGTGGCCGAGGACGCCGTCCAGGAGGCCTGTGCGGACGCGCTGCGTAGCTGGCCGCGCGACGGGATTCCCGACAATCCCGGCGCGTGGTTGATGACGGCGGCGCGAAATCGGGCGAGAGACCGCCTGCGCCGCGAAACAGCGCGTACAGGAAAGGAATTGGCGGCCGTGCAGGACGACGGATGGACCGATGATCGCGAGGTGCATCGGGTCCGCGACGACGAGCTGCGAATGATGTTCACGTGTGCGCATCCGGCCCTCGAACGGACCTCGCAGCTGGCGCTGACGCTGCGGCTGGTGTCCGGCCTGACGGTCCCGGAAATAGCGCGGGCACTCTTGGCTACCGAAACAGCTGTCGGACAGCGCATCACTCGGGCCAAGGGCAAGATCCGGCACGCCAACATCCCCCTTCGGGTGCCGCCACCGGAGCTGCTGGACGAGCGCACCCCGCATGTGCTGTCGTGCATCTACTCGGTGTTCACCGAAGGGTACTGGTCCACGGCCGGTCCGTCGGCGATTCGTGACGAAATGTGTGACGAAGGGGTGCGGCTGGCGGACGAACTGCGCTCGCTGATGCCTGACGACAAGGATGCCGGCGCGCTATATGCGCTTGTGTCGCTGCATGATTCACGGCGATCCACCCGTGTCGACGCCGAGGGTGCCCTGGTGCCGCTCGATGAGCAGGACCGGTCCCGATGGAACCGTGGTCGAATAGCGCGTGGGCTCGACGCGTTGCGACGGGCCGAGGGTGCGGGTGGGCCTTACCTGCCGCAAGCGGTGATCGCCGCCGCCCACGCAACGGCCCCGAGCTGGGAGCAGACGAACTGGCGAACCATCTGCCGGGCCTATGACCAGCTGATGCGGCAGACGGACTCCCCGGTGGTGGGCGTGAACCGCGCATTGGCAATCGGCTTCCGGGACGGACCGCAGGTGGGCCTGGCTGTGCTCGAGAAGGTCGCGCACGATCCACGGCTGGGCCGGTCGGCCTTGGTACCGACCGTGCGTGCGGACCTGTTGCGCCGGGCCGGCAGGCTTGACGAGGCGGTGCAGTGCTACCGGGAAGCGCTGAGCCTCAACGGCTCGGAACCCGGCCGGGCCTTCCTGCGTCGGCGCATCGCCGAGTGCGGAGGATAG
- a CDS encoding YciI family protein, which produces MYYFALLQTPERDLSAEEARREMQAYADFHARESAAIREGDALSSAAEAVRITGGPDAPVITDGPYAEGAEVAGGYYMFEADNLDDALQLARQIPAARYGAIEVWPAVHWNAVGRPTTDSDWLALLLEPADEVNVPGSPEWDRGLAEHAEFGKAAGAHILGGAPLHPPATATTVRVRDGELVLTDGPYAEGAEVANGYYVLSAADRDEATKIASMIPASAVELRRLAGVSGL; this is translated from the coding sequence ATGTATTACTTCGCATTGCTCCAGACCCCCGAACGTGACCTCAGCGCCGAGGAAGCGCGCCGGGAAATGCAGGCCTATGCCGACTTTCATGCCCGCGAATCGGCGGCCATCCGCGAGGGTGACGCGCTGAGCTCGGCGGCCGAGGCGGTCCGGATCACCGGCGGGCCCGATGCGCCGGTGATCACCGACGGTCCGTACGCCGAGGGCGCCGAGGTGGCCGGCGGCTACTACATGTTCGAGGCCGACAACCTCGACGATGCGCTGCAGTTGGCCCGCCAGATTCCGGCGGCCAGGTATGGGGCGATCGAAGTGTGGCCCGCGGTGCACTGGAACGCCGTGGGGCGGCCGACGACCGACTCCGATTGGCTGGCGCTGCTGCTGGAACCCGCCGACGAGGTGAACGTGCCGGGCAGCCCTGAGTGGGATCGCGGCCTGGCTGAGCACGCCGAGTTCGGCAAGGCGGCCGGGGCGCACATTCTCGGCGGGGCGCCGCTGCACCCGCCGGCGACGGCCACCACGGTGCGCGTCCGCGACGGCGAGCTGGTGCTGACCGACGGCCCCTACGCGGAGGGCGCCGAGGTGGCCAACGGGTACTACGTTCTGTCGGCCGCCGACCGCGATGAGGCGACGAAGATCGCCTCGATGATCCCGGCGTCGGCCGTGGAGCTGCGCCGGCTGGCGGGTGTGTCCGGGCTGTAG
- a CDS encoding helix-turn-helix domain-containing protein, translating to MEPAGPYLHRPGAPLCAHIDYIGYWRHDGDVPHLSTALPRGAVTVVLELSGRDKVPFAPVGSAPVQTPSAFVTGAGTTSYVTRVDPGQTVMTVHFRPAGARSFLGIPLSELQDRCIGIDDVWGTQGRILRERLIETPSAAARLGLLERFFLDCMQLRDHPLGALLPHLEAKPSMTVAEAAALMGVSPKRLTTMFNSDVGLSPKTYLRLRRLQAALRRLDDGTQLGAEIAADLGYFDQAHFVRDFRSFAAITPSQYPRRRSSLPSHLDVVT from the coding sequence GTGGAACCAGCGGGTCCCTACCTGCACCGTCCGGGTGCTCCGCTGTGCGCGCACATCGACTACATCGGCTATTGGCGTCACGACGGAGATGTACCGCACCTCAGCACCGCCCTGCCTCGCGGCGCGGTGACCGTGGTGCTCGAACTCAGCGGGCGCGACAAGGTGCCGTTCGCACCGGTCGGATCCGCGCCGGTGCAGACACCGTCGGCCTTCGTCACCGGTGCGGGCACCACCTCCTACGTCACGCGAGTCGACCCCGGACAGACGGTGATGACGGTGCACTTCCGACCGGCCGGCGCGCGGTCGTTCCTCGGAATCCCGCTCAGCGAACTACAGGACCGTTGCATCGGCATCGACGACGTGTGGGGCACGCAGGGGCGGATCTTGCGCGAGCGGCTCATCGAAACACCCTCAGCCGCAGCACGATTGGGCCTGCTGGAGCGGTTCTTCTTGGACTGCATGCAGCTTCGTGACCACCCGCTAGGTGCTCTCCTGCCCCATCTCGAGGCAAAACCGTCGATGACCGTGGCCGAAGCGGCTGCATTGATGGGGGTTTCACCGAAGCGGTTGACCACCATGTTCAACTCCGACGTGGGCCTGAGCCCGAAGACCTACCTTCGGCTGCGACGACTGCAGGCCGCACTGCGTCGCCTGGACGACGGCACGCAGCTCGGTGCGGAGATCGCAGCCGACCTCGGCTACTTCGATCAGGCCCACTTCGTCCGCGACTTCCGCAGCTTTGCCGCGATCACGCCAAGCCAGTACCCGCGCCGGCGCTCGAGTCTGCCCAGCCACCTCGACGTCGTCACCTAG
- a CDS encoding SAM-dependent methyltransferase: MQTRPDAVAGTGLLVAAIRARESTRDDPLFTDPFADKLAGEAGHRILDAALATSGERTTMQIVVRTRFWDDGLLDAAASCRQIVLLAAGMDARAYRLTWPPGTTVFELDQPSVIAAKNALLADDSPTCSRVAIGVDLADDWPASLAAAGFDSATPTAWLIEGLLQYLDEAAVHRLFERIDALAGPGSVLCYDVVGKSLLEAPFMAGLLKSMADNGSPWLFGTDHPEELVPGWSATVTDIAEPGNRWGRWYAPVTPADVPDAPRGYFVVAAKPSRQT; this comes from the coding sequence ATGCAGACCAGACCTGATGCGGTCGCCGGCACCGGATTGTTGGTGGCCGCGATCCGGGCCCGCGAATCAACCCGGGACGACCCGCTCTTCACCGACCCGTTCGCCGACAAGCTCGCCGGCGAGGCCGGCCACCGCATTCTCGACGCCGCGCTGGCCACCTCGGGTGAGCGCACCACCATGCAGATCGTGGTGCGCACCCGGTTCTGGGACGACGGCCTGCTCGATGCTGCTGCGTCATGCCGGCAGATCGTTCTGCTGGCTGCGGGCATGGACGCTCGTGCGTACCGCCTCACCTGGCCACCGGGCACCACGGTCTTCGAACTAGATCAGCCGTCGGTCATCGCCGCGAAGAACGCCCTACTCGCCGACGACAGCCCGACCTGCTCTCGGGTAGCGATCGGGGTGGACCTCGCGGACGACTGGCCCGCTTCTCTGGCGGCCGCCGGCTTCGACTCGGCGACCCCGACGGCATGGCTGATCGAAGGACTGCTGCAGTACCTTGACGAGGCCGCCGTGCACCGGCTCTTCGAGCGCATCGACGCCCTGGCGGGTCCAGGTTCGGTGCTGTGCTACGACGTCGTCGGCAAGTCGCTGCTGGAGGCACCGTTCATGGCCGGACTGCTGAAGTCCATGGCGGACAACGGTTCTCCGTGGCTGTTCGGCACCGATCACCCCGAGGAGCTGGTGCCAGGCTGGTCTGCGACCGTGACCGACATCGCCGAGCCCGGCAACCGCTGGGGCCGCTGGTACGCCCCCGTCACGCCCGCGGACGTACCCGACGCTCCGAGGGGTTACTTCGTCGTCGCGGCGAAACCCTCGAGGCAGACGTGA
- a CDS encoding CGNR zinc finger domain-containing protein: MDSGALLHKAQAAGFVVAGEPLAVDLADTLITTRDPAVDLLPDEKTSRLWWRLQQDRLPGGPLPPLEPTVELRRAIRHILDARLAGVMPDKAAIGHVNDVAASAPSTRSLVQTPDGWAAISTRHAPTDRPYQLSLAAAAESLIDVLTGPAQDRLRRCQNPACSMLFVASDARRKFCTQNICANRTRVARHYQRHRPD, translated from the coding sequence ATGGACTCAGGGGCTCTGCTGCACAAGGCGCAAGCGGCGGGCTTCGTCGTGGCCGGAGAACCTCTGGCCGTCGACCTGGCGGACACTCTCATCACCACTCGAGACCCGGCTGTCGACCTGCTCCCGGACGAGAAGACAAGCCGGCTGTGGTGGCGCCTGCAACAAGATCGGCTACCCGGCGGTCCACTCCCACCGCTCGAACCCACCGTCGAACTGCGTCGGGCGATCCGGCACATTCTGGACGCGCGACTGGCAGGGGTGATGCCCGACAAAGCTGCGATCGGCCATGTCAATGACGTCGCCGCCAGCGCGCCCTCGACCCGCTCGCTGGTGCAGACCCCCGACGGGTGGGCTGCCATCAGCACGCGCCATGCGCCCACCGATCGCCCTTATCAACTCTCGCTCGCCGCAGCCGCCGAAAGCCTGATCGATGTGCTCACCGGGCCGGCCCAGGACCGTTTGCGCAGGTGCCAAAACCCGGCGTGCAGCATGCTTTTCGTCGCATCCGACGCGAGGCGGAAGTTCTGCACCCAAAACATCTGTGCCAACAGGACGCGGGTCGCCCGCCACTATCAGCGTCATCGCCCGGACTGA
- a CDS encoding TIGR03086 family metal-binding protein, whose product MDPLDVMRRADHRLVDLVTTLDTTDLDLPSPCSGWDVRSLLSHTVASIDAFAAAVDGGEGPTEQELFSGADILGSDPLAVVRGSIERSQRAWSTITDWERPVTSVLGEMPAGQAVGIVTYSTLIHGWDLAVAINRAVEFGEAEATLAEQVGSTLVPALRPQELFGPAVPTDGGATPTQRVVAFAGRHPF is encoded by the coding sequence ATGGACCCGCTGGACGTGATGCGCCGGGCTGATCACCGCCTGGTGGATTTGGTCACCACTCTCGACACCACCGATCTGGACCTGCCCAGCCCCTGTAGTGGCTGGGATGTGCGATCCCTGCTGAGCCACACCGTGGCCTCGATCGATGCCTTCGCCGCCGCCGTGGATGGCGGTGAGGGTCCCACCGAGCAGGAGTTGTTCAGCGGCGCTGACATTCTCGGCTCCGACCCGCTGGCCGTGGTGCGGGGTTCCATCGAGCGCTCACAGCGGGCGTGGTCGACGATCACCGACTGGGAGCGTCCGGTGACATCCGTGCTCGGTGAGATGCCAGCCGGCCAAGCCGTCGGGATCGTCACCTACTCGACACTGATCCACGGCTGGGACCTGGCGGTAGCGATCAACCGAGCGGTCGAATTCGGCGAAGCCGAAGCGACACTCGCCGAGCAGGTGGGATCGACACTCGTGCCGGCTCTGCGCCCGCAGGAGCTCTTCGGACCCGCGGTGCCCACCGACGGCGGGGCCACCCCGACCCAGCGGGTCGTCGCCTTCGCCGGCCGTCATCCCTTCTGA
- a CDS encoding carboxymuconolactone decarboxylase family protein — MDELRRKGLDKMNEVYGWEMPDSPGDYFALTADHLFGTIWTRPGLSMRDKRIMTLTVVTALGISDLAEIQANAALHNEELTAEELKEMAIFLTHYLGFPLGSKLDGVVTKVVSKRKKAAEAGQGEDKKANVNDALKMHSGKTLDD, encoded by the coding sequence ATGGACGAACTGCGCCGCAAGGGCCTGGACAAGATGAACGAGGTCTATGGCTGGGAGATGCCGGACTCGCCGGGTGACTACTTCGCGCTCACCGCCGATCACCTGTTCGGCACGATCTGGACGCGCCCCGGATTGTCCATGCGGGACAAACGAATCATGACGCTGACCGTCGTCACCGCGCTTGGCATCTCCGACCTGGCCGAGATCCAGGCGAACGCCGCTCTGCACAACGAGGAGCTCACGGCTGAGGAGCTCAAGGAGATGGCGATCTTCTTGACGCATTACCTCGGTTTCCCGCTGGGCTCGAAGCTGGACGGCGTCGTCACCAAGGTGGTGTCCAAGCGCAAGAAGGCCGCCGAGGCCGGCCAGGGCGAGGACAAGAAGGCCAACGTCAACGACGCCCTCAAGATGCACAGCGGTAAGACGCTCGACGACTAG